One window from the genome of Pseudalkalibacillus hwajinpoensis encodes:
- a CDS encoding 2-isopropylmalate synthase, translating into MRKINVFDTTLRDGEQSAGVNLNALEKLEIAKQLERLGVDIMEAGFPAASKGDFQGVKNIADTVRNVSVTGLARANMKDIDAAWDALKGGADPRLHVFLATSPIHMTHKLKKTPDEVVETAVEAVKYAKKFFPKVQWSAEDACRSDRSFLAKIIKEVIDAGASVINIPDTVGYRSPQEYGELFTYLRNNVPNIEGVDLSAHCHNDLGMAVANSLAAIECGATQIEGTINGIGERAGNAAIEEVAVALRIRNDFYQAETGLKLDEIKRTSNLVSKLTGMAVPGNKAVVGANAFAHESGIHQDGVLKEKTTYEIISPQLIGVQSNSLVLGKHSGRHAFRDKVKDLGFELDEAKINEAFADFKDLADKKKQVTEDDLFALLTDIQTDEFVDKYEIQSIQVQYGTANIPTATISIEKPDGTMIQQAGTGSGSVEAIYNTLEAMIPGTLQLQDYRINSVGGGRDALAEVHVRVMYNGVESNGRGTAQDVLESSAIAYLNAVNRVLARESYQVNKKAHV; encoded by the coding sequence GTGCGAAAGATTAATGTATTCGATACAACGCTTCGTGACGGAGAACAGTCAGCCGGAGTCAATCTGAATGCATTAGAGAAGCTGGAAATCGCGAAGCAGCTTGAGAGACTTGGAGTCGATATTATGGAAGCAGGCTTTCCTGCTGCTTCCAAAGGTGACTTCCAGGGTGTGAAGAACATTGCTGATACTGTAAGGAATGTATCCGTAACTGGTCTTGCGAGAGCGAATATGAAAGACATTGATGCGGCGTGGGATGCTTTAAAAGGTGGCGCTGATCCAAGACTTCATGTTTTTCTTGCAACGTCTCCCATTCATATGACTCACAAGCTAAAGAAGACTCCTGATGAAGTAGTTGAAACAGCTGTTGAAGCAGTGAAGTATGCCAAGAAATTCTTCCCGAAAGTGCAGTGGTCAGCAGAAGATGCTTGCCGCTCCGACCGCTCCTTTCTTGCAAAGATTATTAAAGAAGTAATTGATGCAGGAGCATCTGTCATTAATATTCCAGATACAGTTGGATACAGAAGTCCACAGGAATACGGAGAACTGTTCACTTATTTGCGAAACAATGTTCCGAACATTGAGGGCGTTGATCTTTCTGCCCATTGCCATAATGACCTAGGGATGGCGGTAGCGAATTCCCTAGCTGCGATTGAATGTGGCGCGACTCAAATAGAAGGAACGATTAATGGTATTGGAGAACGCGCTGGTAACGCAGCAATTGAGGAAGTTGCCGTTGCGCTTCGAATTCGCAATGATTTCTACCAAGCAGAAACAGGATTGAAGCTTGATGAAATTAAACGAACAAGCAACCTTGTCAGCAAGCTTACTGGCATGGCGGTTCCTGGTAATAAAGCAGTTGTTGGGGCGAATGCTTTTGCTCATGAATCAGGCATTCACCAGGATGGGGTATTAAAAGAAAAAACAACCTATGAAATTATTAGTCCACAGCTTATCGGTGTTCAGTCGAATAGTCTTGTTCTTGGAAAACACTCTGGCCGTCACGCCTTCAGAGATAAAGTGAAGGATTTAGGCTTTGAACTTGACGAAGCGAAGATTAATGAGGCATTTGCAGACTTTAAAGATCTTGCTGATAAGAAGAAGCAGGTTACGGAAGATGACCTTTTCGCATTGTTAACTGATATTCAAACAGATGAATTTGTTGATAAATATGAGATTCAAAGTATTCAAGTACAGTATGGAACTGCAAACATTCCGACGGCTACTATTTCAATTGAGAAGCCTGATGGAACCATGATTCAACAAGCTGGAACAGGATCGGGTAGTGTAGAAGCGATCTATAACACGCTTGAAGCAATGATTCCTGGCACACTTCAGCTTCAGGACTATCGAATTAATTCCGTCGGTGGTGGAAGAGATGCTCTTGCTGAAGTTCATGTGCGAGTCATGTATAACGGGGTTGAGTCGAATGGTCGCGGCACAGCGCAGGATGTTCTTGAATCTTCCGCTATTGCTTACTTGAATGCAGTGAATCGCGTTCTTGCTCGTGAAAGCTATCAAGTTAATAAAAAAGCGCACGTCTAA
- the ilvN gene encoding acetolactate synthase small subunit, with translation MKRIVTATVINQSGVLNRITGLMTKRQFNIESITVGHTETEGVSKMTFVVNVDGDAKIEQLIKQLNKQIDVLKVTDITDQAIVVRELALIKVISNAQIRSEISGIIEPFRASIIDVSRESITVQVTGNSDKIEAILDLLRPYGIKEMVRTGITAFPRGSQKSVTDLKQYSILN, from the coding sequence ATGAAACGAATCGTAACTGCAACAGTGATTAACCAAAGTGGTGTTCTAAACCGTATTACGGGGTTAATGACTAAGCGGCAATTTAACATTGAAAGCATAACGGTTGGTCATACCGAGACAGAAGGGGTATCCAAAATGACCTTTGTCGTTAATGTCGACGGTGATGCGAAGATTGAGCAGCTGATCAAACAGCTCAATAAGCAGATCGATGTTTTGAAAGTAACTGATATAACGGATCAAGCTATCGTTGTCCGTGAATTAGCGTTAATTAAAGTTATAAGTAACGCTCAAATTAGAAGTGAGATTTCAGGAATTATTGAGCCGTTTAGGGCTTCTATCATCGATGTCAGTCGAGAGAGCATTACCGTACAAGTAACGGGTAACTCCGACAAAATTGAAGCGATTCTAGACCTTCTTAGGCCATATGGCATTAAGGAAATGGTTCGAACAGGTATAACGGCTTTCCCAAGAGGAAGTCAAAAGTCAGTAACAGATTTGAAGCAGTATTCCATTTTAAATTAA
- the leuD gene encoding 3-isopropylmalate dehydratase small subunit, whose translation MEPINKYKGIVYPLEQVNVDTDQIIPKQFLKRIERQGFGQFLFYNWRFDDDGQPREDFNLNEQQYQHASILVSGKNFGCGSSREHAPWALLDYGFRIVIATSFADIFYNNCVKNGILPIALDQETISELFQKAKDGYELSVDLSKQQVIDGEGLNASFEIDPYWKEMLLNGWDEVSRTLSLEDKIKLYEEKQLVGE comes from the coding sequence CTGGAACCGATTAATAAATACAAAGGGATCGTTTATCCCCTTGAGCAGGTTAACGTAGATACAGATCAAATTATTCCGAAGCAGTTTTTAAAGAGAATTGAACGGCAAGGCTTTGGTCAGTTTCTTTTTTACAATTGGCGGTTTGATGATGATGGTCAACCGCGTGAAGATTTTAATTTGAACGAACAACAATACCAGCATGCTTCTATTCTAGTGTCGGGTAAAAACTTTGGGTGTGGTTCATCAAGAGAACATGCTCCATGGGCCCTTCTAGATTATGGGTTTCGAATTGTCATTGCGACAAGCTTTGCTGATATCTTTTATAACAACTGTGTAAAAAACGGTATACTTCCTATCGCTCTTGATCAAGAAACGATCTCGGAGCTTTTTCAAAAAGCGAAGGATGGATACGAACTTAGCGTAGACCTAAGTAAACAGCAAGTAATTGATGGAGAAGGACTAAATGCGTCGTTCGAGATCGATCCTTATTGGAAAGAAATGCTGTTAAATGGATGGGATGAAGTATCTCGAACTTTATCTCTCGAAGATAAAATTAAATTATATGAAGAAAAACAACTTGTAGGAGAGTGA
- the ilvA gene encoding threonine ammonia-lyase — protein MNDVGNYQEKYNVHVVKAMENLLEAVHRTPLQQSTTLNDYTNRDVFMKMENLQRTGSFKLRGAYNKVASLTDIEAARGIVAASAGNHAQGVALSARERGIKAKIYMPVHTPTSKIDATRSYGAEVVLEGESYNEAFSGADRERVEKGATFVHAFDDPEVMAGQGTVALEMMQQCPDLDAILVPVGGGGLLAGMAMAIKSFFPHVKIIGVQASEASATWNRFKGTGPLVLQSVKSIADGISVKEAGKLTFPIIEELVDDMLTVSEEEIATAIVFMLERHKTLVEGAGAASVAAVLCKSNRLEGKRIGVVVSGGNADLAKISLYKQLSQRAKTIRRIS, from the coding sequence GTGAATGACGTTGGGAATTACCAGGAGAAATATAACGTTCATGTCGTAAAAGCAATGGAGAATTTGCTGGAAGCCGTCCACAGGACCCCGCTTCAGCAGTCGACAACGCTTAATGATTATACAAATAGAGATGTCTTCATGAAGATGGAAAACCTTCAACGAACGGGTTCCTTCAAACTTCGAGGTGCCTATAACAAAGTTGCGTCGCTAACGGATATTGAGGCAGCGCGAGGGATTGTTGCTGCATCGGCTGGAAACCATGCTCAGGGAGTGGCGCTTTCTGCTAGAGAGCGTGGAATTAAAGCTAAGATTTATATGCCCGTCCATACACCGACAAGCAAAATTGATGCGACGCGATCTTATGGAGCAGAGGTTGTTCTTGAAGGAGAATCGTATAACGAAGCGTTTAGTGGAGCGGATCGTGAGCGTGTTGAGAAAGGGGCCACATTCGTTCATGCTTTCGATGATCCTGAAGTAATGGCAGGACAGGGAACGGTTGCACTCGAAATGATGCAACAATGTCCTGACTTAGATGCGATTCTCGTGCCTGTTGGAGGTGGAGGATTGTTAGCTGGAATGGCGATGGCGATTAAGTCGTTCTTTCCTCACGTGAAAATCATCGGAGTCCAGGCTTCTGAAGCATCTGCGACATGGAATCGATTTAAAGGTACTGGTCCTCTTGTCCTTCAATCTGTCAAATCGATTGCAGACGGTATTTCTGTGAAAGAAGCTGGAAAATTAACCTTTCCAATTATTGAAGAGCTTGTTGATGATATGCTAACCGTGTCAGAAGAAGAAATTGCTACAGCGATTGTCTTTATGCTTGAGAGACACAAAACGCTTGTAGAAGGTGCGGGTGCTGCATCGGTAGCTGCTGTCTTATGCAAGTCTAATCGTTTAGAAGGTAAGAGAATTGGTGTTGTTGTTAGTGGAGGGAATGCGGATCTTGCGAAAATATCCCTTTATAAACAACTTTCTCAACGAGCGAAAACCATCAGGCGAATAAGCTGA
- the leuC gene encoding 3-isopropylmalate dehydratase large subunit — translation MEPKTIIEKIWDKHVVHEEEGSPDLLYIDLHLVHEVTSPQAFEGLRMNSRSVRRPDLTFATMDHNVPTIARHIINDPVSKVQMEKLEENCHEFGVEIADINHPDQGIVHVIGPELGLTQPGKTIVCGDSHTSTHGAFGALAFGIGTSEVEHVLSTQTLWQSRPKTIEIRVNGRLGSGVTAKDLILAVIAKFGVNAGTGAVVEYTGEAIRNMTMEERMTVCNMSIEAGAKAGLISPDETTFSYLKGKRHVPEDFDRAVAEWKELASDPGAMYDEVLEIGADEIEPQVTWGTNPSMGSSVYARVPFPEDYADPGDQKAIKQALAYMDLKPGTPIQNIDIQYVFIGSCTNSRLSDLRSAADIVRGRKVHEGVTALVVPGSKSVKDAAEAEGLDTIFKEAGFEWREAGCSMCLAMNDDIVPPGERCASTSNRNFEGRQGNGARTHLVSPAMAAAAAIEGRFTDARKIKPLVV, via the coding sequence GTGGAGCCGAAAACGATTATTGAAAAGATTTGGGATAAACACGTTGTGCATGAAGAAGAAGGTAGCCCGGATCTCCTATATATAGACTTGCATCTTGTTCATGAAGTGACTTCTCCGCAGGCCTTTGAGGGTCTGCGGATGAATAGTAGAAGTGTAAGAAGACCAGATTTAACCTTTGCTACTATGGACCACAACGTTCCAACCATTGCACGTCATATTATTAATGACCCTGTATCAAAAGTTCAAATGGAGAAGCTTGAAGAGAACTGTCATGAATTTGGAGTGGAAATCGCCGATATTAATCATCCAGATCAAGGGATTGTTCACGTCATTGGTCCTGAGCTGGGCTTAACGCAGCCAGGAAAAACGATCGTTTGTGGTGACAGTCATACCTCAACACATGGGGCGTTTGGTGCCCTTGCCTTTGGGATTGGAACGAGTGAAGTAGAGCATGTTCTTTCTACTCAAACGCTATGGCAATCAAGACCCAAAACAATTGAAATACGTGTGAACGGACGCCTTGGTTCTGGGGTGACCGCTAAAGATTTAATTCTTGCTGTTATTGCTAAATTTGGTGTTAATGCAGGTACTGGCGCGGTTGTGGAGTACACAGGCGAAGCGATTCGAAATATGACAATGGAAGAACGTATGACTGTTTGTAACATGTCAATTGAAGCTGGCGCAAAAGCAGGGCTTATTAGCCCAGATGAGACTACCTTTTCCTATTTAAAAGGAAAAAGACATGTTCCAGAAGATTTTGATCGAGCTGTTGCTGAGTGGAAAGAACTCGCATCTGATCCAGGAGCAATGTATGATGAAGTGCTCGAAATTGGAGCTGACGAAATCGAGCCACAAGTAACATGGGGGACGAATCCTTCAATGGGATCATCTGTCTATGCTCGCGTTCCTTTCCCTGAGGATTATGCAGATCCAGGTGACCAAAAAGCAATTAAGCAAGCTCTTGCCTATATGGATCTTAAACCGGGAACGCCTATTCAAAATATAGATATTCAATATGTTTTCATCGGATCGTGTACGAATTCACGATTAAGTGATCTGCGTTCGGCCGCTGATATTGTTCGTGGTCGAAAAGTTCACGAAGGTGTGACTGCTCTCGTAGTACCAGGATCTAAATCAGTGAAGGATGCAGCTGAAGCAGAAGGGTTAGATACAATCTTTAAAGAAGCTGGGTTTGAGTGGCGAGAAGCAGGATGTAGCATGTGTCTTGCGATGAATGATGACATTGTTCCACCAGGCGAGCGCTGCGCGTCTACATCTAACCGTAATTTTGAAGGGCGTCAGGGGAATGGCGCTAGAACACATCTTGTCAGCCCAGCTATGGCTGCAGCTGCTGCCATTGAAGGCCGATTTACAGACGCTAGAAAAATAAAACCTCTTGTAGTGTAA
- the ilvC gene encoding ketol-acid reductoisomerase — protein sequence MAKVYYNGDINEGMLKGKKIAVVGYGSQGHAHALNLRESGFDVTVGLRKGRSWNQAEEDGFDVKTVKQASDEADVIMILLPDEYQPEVYKEEIEPGLRAGNALVFAHGFNVHFNQVVPPSDVDVFLVAPKGPGHLVRRTFEDGAGVPALFGVYQDVSGNAKELALAYAKGIGGARAGVLETSFKEETETDLFGEQAVLCGGLSSLVKAGFETLTEAGYQPEVAYFECLHELKLIVDLMYEDGIAGMRYSISDTAQWGDFVSGPRVVDADTKARMKDILEDIQTGKFAKGWILENKLNRPEFHAINEKEKNHPIEQVGKELRAMMPFVKPKSKKEVVASAKD from the coding sequence ATGGCAAAAGTATACTATAACGGTGATATCAACGAGGGAATGCTAAAAGGAAAGAAAATCGCAGTAGTTGGTTACGGATCTCAAGGTCATGCACATGCACTAAATCTTCGCGAAAGTGGTTTTGATGTAACAGTCGGCTTACGTAAAGGGCGTTCATGGAATCAAGCAGAGGAAGATGGTTTTGATGTAAAAACAGTAAAGCAAGCAAGCGATGAAGCAGATGTTATCATGATTCTTCTTCCAGATGAGTATCAGCCTGAAGTGTACAAAGAGGAAATCGAACCAGGTCTTCGTGCTGGAAATGCGCTAGTCTTTGCTCACGGCTTTAACGTTCACTTCAATCAAGTTGTCCCCCCATCAGATGTGGATGTTTTCCTTGTTGCTCCAAAAGGACCTGGACATCTTGTAAGAAGAACATTTGAAGATGGTGCAGGAGTTCCAGCACTATTTGGTGTTTATCAGGACGTATCGGGTAACGCAAAAGAGCTTGCGCTAGCTTATGCAAAAGGAATCGGCGGTGCTCGTGCTGGGGTACTTGAAACATCCTTTAAAGAAGAAACCGAAACAGATCTTTTTGGTGAACAAGCAGTTCTATGTGGTGGATTGTCATCACTAGTGAAAGCTGGATTTGAAACGCTCACGGAAGCGGGATATCAACCAGAAGTCGCTTACTTCGAATGTTTGCACGAGCTAAAGCTCATTGTTGACTTGATGTATGAAGATGGTATTGCTGGTATGCGTTATTCGATCTCTGACACAGCTCAGTGGGGGGACTTCGTATCTGGACCACGTGTTGTTGATGCTGATACAAAAGCGCGTATGAAAGATATTCTTGAAGATATCCAAACAGGTAAATTTGCTAAGGGCTGGATCCTAGAAAATAAACTAAATCGTCCAGAATTCCACGCGATCAACGAGAAAGAGAAGAATCATCCAATCGAGCAAGTAGGAAAAGAGCTTCGTGCGATGATGCCATTCGTTAAACCAAAATCAAAGAAGGAAGTGGTTGCCAGTGCGAAAGATTAA
- the leuB gene encoding 3-isopropylmalate dehydrogenase, translating into MKRKVAVLPGDGIGKEVMEGTMKVLNAVADRFGHTFEFQQGKIGGAAIDEDGSPLPDETLRICRESDAVLLGAVGGPKWETLPGHLRPERGLLGIRKELGLFANLRPVTAFESLLDASPLKPDRIKGVDMLIVRELTGGLYFGTPSERRQNGKEVVDTLHYTREEIERIVDQGFEAASKRNKKLTSVDKANVLESSRMWREIVEEKAKNYPEVEVEHMLVDAAAMKLVQNPAHFDVIVTENLFGDILSDEASMITGSLGMLPSASLRSDGFGMYEPVHGSAPDIAGKNLANPLAMILSSAMMLKYSFDMNEEAESIEKAVKEVLDAGYYTNDLANGSPKALGTDAMIKKVIYQLEEADATAGIMEAYA; encoded by the coding sequence ATGAAGAGAAAAGTTGCGGTATTACCCGGTGATGGAATTGGTAAAGAAGTAATGGAAGGAACGATGAAAGTTCTGAATGCCGTGGCAGATCGATTTGGCCATACGTTTGAATTTCAACAGGGAAAAATTGGAGGGGCTGCTATTGATGAGGATGGCTCGCCACTACCAGATGAAACACTGCGCATCTGTAGGGAAAGCGATGCTGTTCTACTAGGTGCTGTCGGTGGTCCTAAGTGGGAAACTCTTCCTGGCCATCTTCGTCCTGAACGAGGTCTTCTTGGTATTCGAAAAGAACTAGGCTTGTTTGCGAACCTTCGTCCTGTGACGGCATTTGAAAGTCTATTAGATGCATCTCCACTTAAACCGGATCGGATTAAAGGTGTGGATATGTTAATTGTTCGCGAATTAACGGGTGGTTTGTACTTCGGTACTCCGAGTGAGCGTCGTCAAAATGGGAAAGAAGTTGTTGATACGCTTCATTACACAAGAGAAGAAATCGAACGTATTGTGGATCAGGGATTTGAAGCTGCAAGTAAGCGAAACAAGAAATTAACGAGCGTAGATAAAGCGAACGTTCTAGAATCAAGCCGAATGTGGAGAGAAATCGTTGAAGAAAAAGCGAAGAATTATCCTGAAGTAGAAGTGGAGCATATGCTTGTCGATGCGGCAGCAATGAAACTGGTTCAAAACCCGGCTCACTTTGATGTTATTGTAACGGAGAATCTATTTGGAGATATTTTGAGCGATGAAGCCTCGATGATCACAGGATCACTTGGAATGTTGCCTTCCGCAAGTCTTCGTAGCGACGGTTTTGGAATGTATGAACCAGTACACGGTTCAGCGCCAGACATCGCAGGGAAAAACCTTGCGAATCCCCTGGCGATGATTTTATCAAGTGCAATGATGCTGAAGTATTCATTCGATATGAATGAAGAAGCGGAGTCAATCGAAAAGGCTGTGAAAGAAGTACTTGATGCCGGATATTATACGAATGATCTTGCAAATGGCTCGCCGAAAGCTCTTGGGACAGACGCTATGATCAAGAAAGTGATTTATCAATTAGAAGAAGCGGATGCTACAGCAGGCATCATGGAAGCATACGCTTAA
- the ilvE gene encoding branched-chain-amino-acid transaminase — MSEQWIYLNGEFVKKEDAKVSVYDHGFLYGDGVFEGIRMYDGNVFRLEHHLQRLYDSAHSIMLKITHTMEEMTAIIVETLKKNNLQDAYIRIVVSRGVGNLGLDPFTCKEPQVIVIAESLALFPKRLYETGIDIVTVASRRNRSDVLSPKVKSLNYLNNILVKIEANLAGVSEALMLNDQGYVAEGSADNIFIVKGNVIKTPPGYVGALEGITRNAIMELARQKGYDMREETFTRHDVYVADEVFLTGTAAEVIAVVKVDGREIGEAKPGKTTNELLEAFRDIVTVDGVSVYPSKRDVQAG, encoded by the coding sequence GTGAGTGAACAGTGGATCTACCTTAACGGAGAATTTGTGAAGAAAGAAGATGCCAAAGTATCTGTATACGATCATGGTTTTCTCTATGGCGATGGGGTATTCGAAGGAATTCGCATGTATGACGGAAATGTCTTTCGATTAGAACATCATTTACAACGGCTTTATGATTCAGCTCATTCAATTATGCTTAAAATAACGCACACTATGGAGGAAATGACCGCCATTATTGTGGAAACGCTGAAGAAAAACAACCTTCAGGATGCCTATATCCGCATTGTTGTATCACGCGGAGTTGGGAACCTGGGACTTGATCCTTTCACATGTAAGGAACCTCAAGTGATCGTTATTGCAGAATCACTAGCCTTGTTCCCTAAGCGATTATATGAAACAGGAATTGATATTGTAACGGTAGCAAGTAGAAGAAACCGATCGGATGTCTTAAGTCCGAAGGTTAAATCGCTCAACTATTTAAATAACATTCTTGTAAAAATCGAAGCGAATTTAGCTGGTGTCAGCGAAGCTCTAATGTTAAATGATCAGGGATATGTCGCTGAAGGATCAGCTGATAATATATTCATCGTAAAAGGCAATGTGATCAAAACACCACCTGGATATGTTGGTGCATTAGAAGGAATTACGCGAAATGCCATTATGGAATTAGCAAGACAAAAGGGATATGACATGAGAGAAGAAACTTTCACACGTCATGATGTCTATGTTGCAGATGAAGTGTTCCTAACTGGAACAGCTGCTGAAGTTATTGCGGTCGTAAAAGTAGATGGTCGAGAAATTGGTGAAGCAAAGCCGGGTAAGACGACGAACGAGTTGCTTGAAGCATTTCGAGATATCGTCACTGTTGATGGTGTTAGTGTTTACCCTTCAAAGCGAGACGTTCAAGCAGGATAA
- the ilvB gene encoding acetolactate synthase large subunit has product MNMRAKAKPEAEAVTAEMTGADVLIDSLKKENVEVLFGYPGGAVLPIYDALYRSPIKHILSKHEQGSIHAAEGYARVSGKPGVVIATSGPGATNLVTGITDAMMDSLPLVIFTGQVASTVIGTDAFQEADIMGITAPITKHNYQVRDVQDLPRIIKEAFHIATTGRPGPVLVDIPKDVANKTISPGYDSTIHLPGYQPTFSPNILQIKKLADAVGAAKKPVILAGAGVLHANAGKELVAFSEKHRIPVINTLLGLGSYPGNHPLFLGMGGMHGTYTANMALYECDLLISIGARFDDRLTGNLDHFAIHATVAHIDVDPAEIGKNVPTQIPIVSDAREALKKLLDIDSPVPDTEDWRKVLTQNSEDFPLWKKTSSTEFLPQRVVELVHEYTKGDAIVTTDVGQHQMWAAQYYAFADANRWVTSGGLGTMGFGFPSAIGAQLAFPEQTVVALTGDGGFQMTLQELSTLQELNLPVKVVIMNNQTLGMVRQWQEAFYEERYSQSLIPVQPDFVKLGEAYGIQSFKVTNEEEAKVVFEEAFSHRDPVLIDCRVAGKENVYPMIAPGKGLHQMIGVKP; this is encoded by the coding sequence ATGAATATGCGGGCGAAGGCTAAACCAGAAGCCGAAGCGGTAACAGCGGAAATGACCGGGGCAGACGTATTGATTGACTCTTTAAAAAAAGAAAATGTTGAAGTTCTCTTCGGATATCCGGGAGGAGCAGTTCTTCCGATCTATGATGCACTTTATCGATCGCCAATTAAACACATTCTCTCAAAGCATGAACAAGGTTCCATTCATGCGGCTGAAGGATATGCGAGGGTTAGTGGGAAACCAGGTGTAGTTATTGCAACATCAGGTCCAGGAGCAACAAACCTCGTAACGGGGATTACAGATGCCATGATGGATTCATTACCACTGGTTATCTTCACTGGGCAGGTTGCAAGTACGGTGATTGGTACAGATGCTTTTCAAGAAGCAGATATTATGGGAATTACAGCACCAATTACAAAACATAATTATCAGGTGCGTGACGTTCAGGATCTACCAAGAATTATTAAAGAAGCGTTCCATATTGCAACAACAGGACGTCCCGGTCCAGTTCTAGTTGATATCCCTAAGGATGTGGCGAACAAAACCATTTCACCCGGCTATGATTCTACTATTCATCTACCCGGCTATCAGCCAACTTTCTCGCCAAACATTTTGCAGATCAAGAAGCTCGCGGATGCGGTTGGTGCAGCAAAAAAACCGGTGATTTTAGCTGGAGCTGGTGTTCTCCATGCGAATGCAGGAAAAGAACTCGTCGCTTTTTCTGAGAAGCATCGCATTCCAGTCATCAATACATTACTTGGTTTAGGAAGCTATCCTGGCAATCATCCTCTATTCCTTGGAATGGGAGGAATGCACGGAACGTACACAGCGAATATGGCACTTTATGAATGTGACTTGTTAATTAGCATTGGTGCACGATTTGATGATCGATTAACAGGTAACCTTGACCATTTTGCCATTCATGCAACGGTTGCTCACATCGACGTTGATCCTGCAGAAATTGGGAAAAACGTTCCAACTCAGATTCCAATCGTATCTGATGCAAGAGAGGCATTGAAGAAGCTTCTAGATATTGATTCACCAGTTCCAGATACAGAGGATTGGCGTAAGGTGCTAACTCAAAATAGTGAAGATTTCCCACTTTGGAAGAAAACATCTTCAACGGAATTTCTTCCACAGCGAGTAGTTGAACTCGTGCATGAATACACGAAGGGAGACGCTATTGTTACGACGGACGTTGGTCAACATCAAATGTGGGCGGCTCAGTACTACGCATTTGCAGATGCCAACCGATGGGTAACATCTGGTGGACTTGGCACGATGGGCTTTGGTTTCCCTTCCGCGATTGGAGCACAGCTCGCATTCCCAGAACAAACGGTTGTGGCTCTTACAGGCGACGGAGGATTTCAGATGACATTACAGGAGCTATCGACTCTGCAAGAGTTAAACCTTCCTGTGAAAGTAGTCATCATGAACAATCAGACGCTTGGAATGGTGAGGCAGTGGCAGGAAGCTTTCTATGAAGAACGCTATTCTCAATCCCTTATACCTGTACAGCCAGATTTTGTGAAGCTTGGTGAAGCTTACGGTATCCAATCTTTTAAAGTAACTAATGAAGAAGAAGCAAAAGTTGTTTTTGAAGAAGCCTTTTCTCACCGAGATCCAGTTTTGATCGACTGTAGAGTAGCTGGAAAGGAAAATGTATATCCAATGATTGCGCCTGGTAAAGGGCTTCATCAGATGATTGGGGTGAAACCATGA